The following proteins are encoded in a genomic region of Cryptomeria japonica chromosome 11, Sugi_1.0, whole genome shotgun sequence:
- the LOC131051337 gene encoding uncharacterized protein LOC131051337 — MRKGKAPGSDGFPIEFFQEFWDIINLDFLEVVRESLERLKICLPSLISEEQGGFVARRQILDGVVVASEAIRSVATSKEKSMFIKLDMAKAYDRVKWGLRQGDPLSSYSFIIMADSLGRFLKSQVSHGIIQGWSWGNGLSRFSHLQFLDDTALMGIAHLREPDSFTQVLDIYLATSSQKVNEHKSFIFFFNTPEPFRKGLLIF; from the exons ATGCGTAAGGGCAAAGCTCCAGGTTCTGATGGTTTTCCTATAGAATTTTTTCaggaattttgggatattattaatttggattttttggaggtgGTCCGGGAATCTCTTG AGAGGCTCAAAATCTGCCTCCCTTCTTTGATTTCAGAggagcaagggggttttgtggcaagaaggcaaattttggatggggtggtgGTTGCTTCTGAAGCCATTCGTTCCGTGGCAACTTCTAAGGAGAAATCTATGTTTATTAaactggatatggctaaggcttatgatagagttaagtG GGGCCTTCGCCAAGGGGATCCTCTGTCCTCCTATTCGTTTATTATTATGGCTGACAGCCTTGGTAGATTTCTGAAGTCTCAAGTTTCCCATGGCATAATTCAGGGGTGGAGTTGGGGTAATGGGCTGTCGAGGTTTTCCCATCTCCAGTTTTTGGATGATACCGCTCTTATGGGGATTGCTCACCTTCGGGAACCTGATTCATTTACGCAGGTGTTGGATATCTATTTAGCTACTTCAAGCCAAAAAGTCAATGAGcataaatcttttattttctttttcaacacTCCAGAACCTTTCAGAAAAGGATTGCTAATATTTTGA